Proteins encoded in a region of the Egibacteraceae bacterium genome:
- a CDS encoding ribose-phosphate diphosphokinase, with protein sequence MEVVTKKRMQIFSGRGFPELAQEVADHLGMRLGDVDIHRFANGEIYCRYRENVRGSDVFVIQTHCAPVNENIMEQLILIDAAKRASAKRITAVVPYYGYARQDKKTRSREPITAKLLADMLAVAGADRVVSVDLHTQQIQGFLDDPLDSLTALPLLVGWLIEHFDEQELVVASPDAGRVRLAEKFASRLPNASMAFVAKTRTAHNVAKTLAVVGEVQGRTCVLVDDMIDTAGTICGAAEALIDHGAERVIACATHPVLSGPACGRIERSSIERVVLTNTLPLPADCTDKVSVVSIAPIVASTMKAIFEDESVSELFDDQNQ encoded by the coding sequence ATGGAGGTCGTCACCAAGAAGCGGATGCAGATCTTCTCCGGGCGCGGGTTCCCGGAGCTCGCCCAGGAGGTCGCGGACCATCTCGGCATGCGTCTCGGCGACGTCGACATCCACCGTTTCGCCAACGGCGAGATCTACTGCCGCTACCGCGAGAACGTGCGGGGATCCGACGTCTTCGTGATCCAGACGCACTGCGCGCCGGTGAACGAGAACATCATGGAGCAGCTCATCCTCATCGACGCGGCCAAGCGAGCGTCCGCCAAGCGCATCACCGCGGTCGTGCCTTACTACGGCTACGCCCGGCAGGACAAGAAGACGCGCTCGCGAGAACCCATCACCGCGAAGCTGCTCGCCGACATGCTCGCTGTCGCCGGAGCCGACCGCGTCGTGTCGGTCGACCTCCACACCCAGCAGATCCAGGGTTTCCTCGACGATCCGCTCGACAGCCTCACCGCGCTGCCGCTGCTCGTCGGCTGGCTCATCGAGCACTTCGACGAGCAGGAGCTCGTCGTGGCATCACCCGACGCAGGCCGGGTGCGGCTCGCGGAGAAGTTCGCGTCGCGGCTGCCGAACGCGAGCATGGCGTTCGTCGCGAAGACCCGCACCGCGCACAACGTCGCAAAGACCCTCGCGGTCGTCGGGGAGGTGCAGGGCAGGACCTGTGTGCTCGTCGACGACATGATCGACACGGCGGGCACGATCTGCGGTGCGGCCGAGGCGCTCATCGACCACGGGGCGGAGCGGGTTATCGCGTGCGCGACGCACCCCGTGCTGTCCGGCCCCGCGTGCGGACGCATCGAACGCTCGTCCATCGAGCGCGTCGTCCTGACGAACACGCTGCCGCTGCCGGCGGACTGCACGGACAAGGTGTCGGTCGTGTCGATCGCGCCCATCGTCGCGAGCACCATGAAGGCGATCTTCGAAGACGAGTCGGTCAGCGAGCTGTTCGACGACCAGAACCAGTAG
- a CDS encoding Rieske (2Fe-2S) protein — protein MVASTRRVVRVATVADLPPRHLHTLTVQDRSVVVVNLGGAFVAFDGSCTHAGGPLGEGRVVDGEHLRCPWHGARFVLRTGAPCDAGPARKPLRLYPVHVDGDDVLVTLG, from the coding sequence ATGGTCGCCTCCACCAGACGGGTGGTGCGCGTGGCGACGGTCGCCGACCTGCCGCCGCGTCACCTGCACACCCTCACCGTGCAGGACCGGTCCGTCGTCGTCGTGAACCTCGGCGGCGCCTTCGTCGCCTTCGACGGCTCCTGCACGCACGCCGGCGGGCCACTCGGCGAGGGCCGCGTCGTCGACGGCGAGCACCTGCGGTGCCCGTGGCACGGGGCCCGCTTCGTCCTGCGCACGGGCGCCCCCTGCGACGCGGGTCCTGCCCGCAAGCCGCTGCGCCTCTATCCCGTGCACGTCGACGGCGACGACGTCCTCGTCACCCTCGGCTGA
- the pth gene encoding aminoacyl-tRNA hydrolase, protein MSAPRWLVVGLGNPEAEYGGTRHNVGADTVRLLADRLGASFKPHKAKAQVADTFQGSGLDRTPLSLCRPFGYYNTAGGPVQALMAFYKVPVERLIVVHDDIDLELGTVRLKRGGGTGGNKGLASIQQRIGSPDFLRVRIGIDRPPGRQDPADYVLKRFGAKDREAADIAIERAADAVLDLLAEGLEGAQNRHHAKGPTR, encoded by the coding sequence GTGAGCGCGCCCCGCTGGCTCGTCGTCGGTCTCGGCAACCCCGAGGCGGAGTACGGCGGCACCCGCCACAACGTCGGAGCGGACACCGTGCGACTGCTCGCCGACCGGCTCGGTGCGTCGTTCAAGCCGCACAAGGCCAAGGCCCAGGTCGCGGACACGTTCCAGGGTTCCGGCCTCGACCGCACGCCGCTGTCCCTCTGCCGGCCGTTCGGGTACTACAACACCGCGGGCGGCCCGGTGCAGGCTCTCATGGCCTTCTACAAGGTGCCCGTCGAGCGGCTGATCGTCGTCCACGACGACATCGACCTCGAGCTCGGCACGGTCCGTCTGAAGCGCGGCGGCGGCACCGGCGGCAACAAGGGGCTGGCGAGCATCCAGCAGCGCATCGGCAGCCCCGACTTCCTGCGGGTCCGGATCGGGATCGATCGTCCGCCTGGTCGTCAGGACCCCGCGGACTACGTGCTGAAGCGCTTCGGCGCGAAGGACCGGGAAGCGGCGGACATCGCCATCGAGCGGGCTGCCGACGCGGTCCTCGACCTCCTCGCCGAGGGCCTGGAGGGAGCGCAGAACCGCCATCACGCCAAGGGCCCGACGAGGTGA
- the glmU gene encoding bifunctional UDP-N-acetylglucosamine diphosphorylase/glucosamine-1-phosphate N-acetyltransferase GlmU: MRAAVVLAAGMGTRFRSERAKVLHELAGRSMLRWVLEALRPLGLDRVVVVVGHQADEVRAEAESSGLAGLVTVTQAEQRGTGHAVRQVVDAGALDGVDTVLVLPGDVPLVTAEPLRALLDGHGARPVTLLSTRLADPTGYGRVLRDGAGQVVRIVEERDATEAERTVDEVGTSIYAFARGPLVSALGALSTDNAQGEEYLTDVVGPLAADAVMAPAELVAGVNDRVQLADAAAVLRRRVLERLMRGGVTVVDPATTYVDADAAVAADAVLRPGTHLEGRCVIGEAADIGPTSRLVDATVEAGATVTHSVLVGASVGPGVTVGPFTYLRPGARLERGAKVGAFVEIKQSVIGEGSKVPHLSYVGDATVGRDVNIGAATVTVNYDGRDKHPTVIGDGAFIGSDTMLVAPVEVGARAYTGAGSVITKDVPEGALAVERGEQRTVAGYADRRRSRH; encoded by the coding sequence ATGCGTGCCGCAGTCGTCCTTGCCGCCGGCATGGGAACCCGCTTCCGGTCCGAGCGCGCCAAGGTGCTCCATGAGCTCGCCGGCCGCAGCATGCTGCGGTGGGTGCTCGAGGCCCTGCGACCGCTCGGGCTCGACCGGGTCGTCGTCGTCGTCGGGCACCAGGCGGACGAGGTCCGCGCGGAGGCCGAGTCGTCGGGACTCGCCGGCCTCGTGACCGTCACCCAGGCGGAGCAGCGCGGGACAGGCCACGCGGTTCGCCAAGTGGTGGACGCCGGCGCGCTCGACGGCGTCGACACCGTCCTCGTCCTGCCCGGCGACGTGCCGCTGGTCACCGCCGAGCCGCTGCGGGCGTTGCTCGACGGGCACGGGGCGCGGCCCGTCACGCTCCTGTCCACCCGCCTCGCCGATCCGACCGGCTATGGTCGGGTGCTGCGCGACGGCGCCGGTCAGGTCGTGCGCATCGTGGAGGAGCGCGACGCGACGGAGGCGGAGCGCACGGTCGACGAGGTCGGCACGTCGATCTACGCGTTCGCGCGCGGGCCGCTCGTCTCGGCCCTCGGGGCGCTCTCCACCGACAACGCCCAGGGTGAGGAGTACCTGACCGACGTGGTCGGACCGCTCGCCGCCGACGCCGTCATGGCCCCGGCCGAGCTCGTCGCGGGCGTGAACGACCGGGTGCAGCTGGCCGACGCCGCCGCGGTGCTGCGTCGCAGGGTGCTCGAACGGCTCATGCGCGGCGGTGTCACCGTCGTCGACCCGGCGACCACCTACGTCGACGCTGACGCGGCCGTGGCCGCCGACGCGGTCCTGCGTCCCGGGACGCATCTCGAGGGGCGCTGCGTGATCGGGGAGGCGGCCGACATCGGTCCCACCAGCCGGCTCGTCGATGCGACCGTCGAGGCGGGCGCAACGGTCACCCACAGCGTGCTCGTCGGGGCCTCGGTCGGGCCCGGCGTCACCGTCGGGCCGTTCACCTACCTGCGGCCGGGCGCGCGGCTCGAGCGCGGCGCGAAGGTTGGCGCGTTCGTGGAGATCAAGCAGTCGGTGATCGGTGAGGGCAGCAAGGTGCCCCACCTGTCGTACGTGGGGGACGCCACGGTGGGCCGGGACGTCAACATCGGCGCCGCCACCGTCACCGTCAACTACGACGGGCGGGACAAGCACCCGACGGTCATCGGGGACGGCGCGTTCATCGGCAGCGACACGATGCTCGTCGCGCCGGTCGAGGTCGGTGCCCGCGCGTACACGGGTGCCGGGTCGGTCATCACGAAGGACGTCCCCGAAGGTGCGCTCGCCGTCGAGCGTGGTGAGCAGCGCACGGTCGCCGGGTACGCCGACCGCAGACGCAGCCGCCACTAG
- a CDS encoding NarK family nitrate/nitrite MFS transporter, which produces MRRTDAVGRLTSLWSFSGRFRILHLTWFAFFLSFVVWFNFAPFASTIGRQLGLDRTQLATLALCNVALTVPARILIGMALDRWGPRRVYAAILVYAFVPCTLFALATTFPTMVASRLALSVVGAGFVVGIRMVAEWFPPREVGMAEGVYGGWGNFGSAAAAFTLPTVAAVVGGADGWRWAIGLTGVMALGYGLFYLRAVRDTPDGDAYLAPRRQGALEVTSRAGVVGLIALQVPLVGVLALLAWRLRLVGFLSPAAMWAAVGLLVVVLAVQVRGILRVNRPARAGAYGTDDAYPFRSVAILSLAYAVTFGSELAVVSMLPTFFGETFGLGVVAAGAMASAFAFVNLVARPVGGLSSDLLGSRRRTLLTLLVCLAAGYGLVAVIGPSWPVALAVLAVMACSFFVQAGEGATYAIVPLVKRRVSGQIAGIVGAYGNVGALLYLTLLIFAGPTVFFAVIGASALVAALACRWLPEPEGSFDSAHVRDAAEVRPIVHAAETPA; this is translated from the coding sequence ATGCGCCGCACCGATGCTGTCGGACGGCTGACGTCCCTGTGGTCGTTCTCCGGTCGCTTCCGGATCCTGCACCTCACGTGGTTCGCGTTCTTCCTGTCGTTCGTCGTCTGGTTCAACTTCGCGCCGTTCGCGTCGACGATCGGCCGCCAGCTCGGCTTGGACCGCACCCAGCTGGCGACGCTTGCGCTCTGCAACGTCGCGCTGACCGTGCCGGCCCGCATCCTCATCGGCATGGCCCTCGACCGCTGGGGCCCCCGGCGGGTGTACGCCGCCATCCTCGTCTACGCCTTCGTGCCCTGCACGCTGTTCGCCCTCGCCACGACGTTCCCCACGATGGTCGCCAGCCGTCTTGCTCTCTCGGTCGTCGGCGCCGGTTTCGTCGTCGGCATCCGCATGGTGGCCGAGTGGTTCCCGCCCCGCGAGGTCGGCATGGCCGAGGGCGTCTACGGGGGGTGGGGCAACTTCGGCTCGGCGGCTGCGGCCTTCACGCTGCCGACCGTGGCGGCGGTGGTGGGCGGCGCCGACGGCTGGCGGTGGGCGATCGGGCTCACCGGGGTGATGGCCCTCGGCTACGGGCTGTTCTACCTGCGTGCGGTGCGGGACACCCCCGACGGGGACGCGTACCTCGCGCCGCGCCGGCAGGGGGCGCTCGAGGTGACGAGCCGGGCCGGCGTCGTGGGCCTCATAGCGCTGCAGGTGCCCCTGGTCGGCGTCCTCGCGCTGCTCGCCTGGCGGCTGCGCCTCGTCGGTTTCCTGTCACCGGCCGCGATGTGGGCGGCCGTCGGCCTGCTCGTCGTCGTCCTGGCCGTCCAGGTGCGGGGCATCCTCCGGGTGAACCGGCCCGCGCGGGCGGGCGCCTATGGGACCGACGACGCCTACCCGTTCCGGTCCGTGGCCATCCTCAGCCTCGCCTACGCGGTCACGTTCGGCTCCGAGCTCGCCGTCGTGTCGATGCTGCCGACCTTCTTCGGGGAGACCTTCGGTCTCGGCGTCGTCGCCGCCGGGGCGATGGCGAGCGCGTTCGCGTTCGTGAACCTCGTCGCCCGACCGGTCGGCGGGCTGTCGAGCGACCTGCTCGGCAGCCGGCGACGCACGCTGCTCACGCTGCTCGTGTGCCTCGCCGCGGGCTACGGTCTCGTCGCCGTGATCGGTCCGTCGTGGCCGGTCGCTCTGGCGGTGCTCGCCGTGATGGCCTGCTCGTTCTTCGTGCAGGCCGGCGAGGGGGCCACGTACGCGATCGTGCCGCTGGTCAAGCGGCGGGTGAGCGGCCAGATCGCCGGCATCGTCGGTGCCTATGGCAACGTCGGGGCCCTGCTCTACCTCACGCTGCTCATCTTCGCCGGGCCGACGGTCTTCTTCGCGGTCATCGGGGCGTCCGCGCTCGTCGCAGCACTCGCCTGCCGGTGGCTGCCGGAGCCCGAGGGCAGCTTCGATTCGGCGCACGTGCGCGACGCCGCCGAGGTGCGACCCATCGTTCACGCGGCGGAAACGCCCGCGTAG
- a CDS encoding 50S ribosomal protein L25, translating to MADQVALAARLRAGSGKGEARALRREGRVPAIAYGADLDEPTAISVDALDLYHALHTDAGLNAIINLRVDEQEQLVIAREIQRHPVKRHFLHADFVTVSRSVKITVDVPVVTEGTAPGEEEGGVVEQQLHTVPVEVLPLEVPDQIVLDISDMAVGDVKRVADLVLPAGVESLEDPERTVVTLVVPALDVPDTEAGAPLEPLGDVEGAVQGAADTPEDSADATAGP from the coding sequence ATGGCCGATCAGGTCGCCCTCGCCGCCCGCTTGCGCGCGGGCTCGGGAAAGGGTGAGGCCCGCGCGCTGCGCCGCGAGGGCCGGGTGCCCGCCATCGCGTACGGTGCCGACCTCGACGAGCCGACGGCCATCTCCGTCGACGCCCTCGACCTCTACCACGCGCTGCACACCGACGCCGGGCTGAACGCGATCATCAACCTGAGGGTCGACGAGCAGGAGCAGCTCGTCATCGCGCGGGAGATCCAGCGCCACCCCGTCAAGCGGCACTTCCTGCACGCCGACTTCGTCACCGTGTCGCGGTCGGTGAAGATCACCGTCGACGTGCCGGTCGTCACCGAGGGCACCGCGCCCGGCGAGGAGGAGGGCGGGGTCGTCGAGCAGCAGCTCCACACCGTGCCGGTCGAGGTGCTGCCCCTCGAGGTGCCCGACCAGATCGTCCTCGACATCTCCGACATGGCGGTCGGTGACGTGAAGCGGGTGGCCGACCTCGTGCTCCCGGCAGGCGTGGAGTCGCTCGAGGACCCGGAGCGCACGGTGGTCACGCTCGTCGTGCCGGCGCTCGACGTCCCCGACACCGAGGCGGGGGCGCCCCTCGAGCCGCTCGGGGACGTGGAGGGGGCCGTGCAGGGCGCCGCCGACACGCCCGAGGACTCCGCCGACGCGACCGCGGGTCCGTAG
- a CDS encoding uroporphyrinogen-III synthase has protein sequence MHDLRIGVTGDRKGRELVDALARHGARVVHGPTVTSVPPPCDRLLVEETDAILEARPAWLVASTGAGMRAWAQAAEAHGRGAALRALVGATPGVARGPKALGGLRTLGGDAVFVSPQETDADVADWLAAHVVRGEAVAVQVHGADSGAAYAGLGDLGARVLRASAYRCVLPLDLGPAHRLVRAVADGALDVVVATSSPAVTNLFTIADEAGLRRAATLALRTSVAAAAVGPVTARAFEAAGVPVAVMPTRYRTADLVRALQGWAQRRRMVPAAVHERIELVPDTCIARSGAHAVALGPREFAVLAALVRRPEVVCTPTQLAREAWGHEPPEDPTQVKHQISRLRRKLGSAGACLETVRGVGYRYRPLQSASQEDDDMTNLDAHGIGMLR, from the coding sequence GTGCACGACCTGCGGATCGGCGTCACCGGCGACCGCAAGGGTCGCGAGCTCGTCGACGCGCTCGCACGCCACGGGGCGCGGGTGGTCCACGGGCCGACGGTCACCTCGGTGCCGCCCCCCTGCGACCGGCTTCTCGTCGAGGAGACCGACGCGATCCTCGAGGCCCGCCCCGCCTGGCTCGTGGCCTCGACCGGCGCCGGCATGCGCGCCTGGGCGCAGGCGGCCGAGGCGCACGGTCGGGGGGCCGCGCTGCGCGCGCTCGTCGGCGCCACGCCGGGCGTCGCACGAGGGCCCAAGGCGCTCGGCGGGTTGCGCACGCTCGGCGGCGATGCGGTGTTCGTCTCGCCGCAGGAGACCGACGCGGACGTCGCGGACTGGCTGGCCGCCCATGTCGTGCGCGGCGAAGCCGTGGCGGTGCAGGTCCACGGCGCCGACAGCGGAGCGGCCTACGCCGGTCTCGGCGACCTCGGAGCCCGGGTGCTGCGGGCGTCGGCGTACCGCTGCGTGCTGCCGCTCGATCTCGGACCGGCGCACCGGCTGGTGCGCGCGGTCGCCGACGGCGCCCTCGACGTCGTCGTCGCGACGAGCTCCCCGGCGGTCACCAACCTCTTCACGATCGCCGACGAGGCGGGCCTGCGACGTGCGGCCACGCTTGCGCTCCGCACCTCGGTGGCGGCCGCCGCCGTCGGACCGGTCACAGCCCGGGCCTTCGAGGCCGCCGGCGTACCCGTCGCGGTCATGCCGACCCGCTACCGCACCGCCGACCTCGTCCGGGCGTTACAGGGGTGGGCGCAACGGCGCCGCATGGTGCCCGCCGCCGTCCACGAGCGCATCGAGCTCGTCCCCGACACCTGCATCGCCCGGTCGGGCGCGCACGCCGTCGCCCTCGGCCCGCGCGAGTTCGCGGTGCTCGCCGCCCTCGTCCGCCGGCCCGAGGTGGTGTGCACCCCGACGCAGCTCGCCCGGGAGGCGTGGGGACACGAACCGCCGGAGGACCCCACGCAGGTCAAGCACCAGATCAGCCGCCTGCGCCGCAAGCTCGGCTCCGCCGGGGCGTGCCTCGAGACGGTCCGGGGGGTCGGCTACCGCTACCGCCCGCTGCAGAGCGCAAGCCAGGAGGACGACGACATGACGAACCTCGACGCCCACGGGATCGGCATGCTGCGATGA
- a CDS encoding molybdopterin oxidoreductase family protein — protein sequence MEKETTTHCPYCSLNCGLKLVTRGQTVTGYAKWRQSPFSSGGLCAKGVTAWQQVHHPERLRLPRVRRGDRFVEVGWDEALDVAATGFLRIRERRGDAANAVLTGASLTNEKAYLVGKFARLALRTPHVDPNGRLCMSSAGAAAVRAFGLDRAMTPLTDVADADAVVVIGANLPDAYPLFMPHLQRARRRGARVAVVDPRGGTLVRDGDLHLALRPGTDAALATGLLRELDVLGLVDDAFVADRTVGYGEARRAAEPWTLARTAAVTGVPAAGISALARLLGRSERALLLHARGCEQQVTGTANVLAWINLALAAGHAGRRGSGIVTLTGQRNGQGAREHGQRCDQLPGYRTIDDPADRAVVAARWGVHPGELPGRGLTYVEILAAARRGEVAGALVLSTNPAVSGPRSGAVRAALDALEHLVVVDPFFSETCRHATVVLPGSTFAEDEGTITTTDGRVVRVDQAVPPQAVRGDLDVLRGLAHRFGVRHHFDFHTGREVFAELCRVSEGGPADYSGLDWEALRDRGGIFWPAPRHRPEGTPRLHLDRFAHPDGRARFTPIEPTGPTVPAGGAYPLVLATGRVRDHYLSGNQTRRIPDLVRKTPGPVLEVHPQTAAAVGLVEGAHARVASRQGAVELSWAPNPHLRRDTLFVGYHWPGINDLTSDALDPTSRIAGMKHTPVALDPAGLTPAAPDTDRVCDPSEDAVAPNPA from the coding sequence ATGGAGAAGGAGACCACGACCCACTGCCCCTATTGCTCGCTCAACTGCGGGCTGAAGCTCGTGACGCGCGGACAGACGGTCACCGGCTACGCGAAGTGGCGGCAGTCACCGTTCTCGTCCGGGGGCCTGTGCGCGAAAGGCGTCACGGCCTGGCAGCAGGTCCACCACCCCGAACGGCTGCGGCTGCCGCGCGTGCGCCGGGGGGACCGCTTCGTCGAGGTCGGCTGGGACGAGGCGCTCGACGTGGCCGCGACCGGCTTCCTGCGGATTCGCGAGCGCCGGGGCGACGCGGCGAACGCCGTGCTCACCGGCGCCTCGCTCACGAACGAGAAGGCCTACCTCGTCGGCAAGTTCGCGCGCCTGGCCCTGCGCACGCCGCACGTCGACCCCAACGGACGGCTCTGCATGTCCTCGGCGGGCGCGGCGGCGGTGCGCGCGTTCGGCCTCGACCGGGCGATGACCCCCCTGACCGACGTCGCCGACGCCGACGCGGTCGTCGTGATCGGTGCGAACCTGCCCGACGCCTACCCGCTGTTCATGCCGCACCTGCAGCGGGCGCGGCGGCGGGGCGCACGCGTGGCCGTCGTCGACCCGCGCGGTGGCACGCTCGTGCGCGACGGTGACCTCCATCTCGCGCTGCGTCCGGGAACCGACGCCGCGCTCGCCACGGGGCTGCTGCGCGAGCTCGACGTCCTAGGCCTCGTCGACGACGCGTTCGTCGCCGACCGCACCGTCGGCTACGGCGAGGCCCGGCGGGCCGCCGAGCCGTGGACGCTCGCGCGCACCGCCGCCGTCACCGGCGTGCCCGCAGCCGGCATCAGCGCGCTCGCGCGCCTGCTCGGCCGCAGTGAGCGGGCGCTGCTCCTGCACGCGCGCGGCTGCGAGCAGCAGGTCACCGGGACGGCGAACGTCCTCGCCTGGATCAACCTCGCGCTGGCGGCGGGTCACGCGGGGCGGCGGGGCTCGGGGATCGTCACCCTCACCGGGCAGCGCAACGGCCAGGGCGCCCGTGAGCACGGGCAGCGCTGCGACCAGCTGCCGGGCTACCGCACGATCGACGACCCCGCCGACCGGGCGGTCGTCGCGGCGCGGTGGGGCGTGCACCCCGGCGAGCTGCCCGGACGGGGCCTGACCTACGTCGAGATCCTCGCCGCCGCGCGGCGCGGTGAGGTTGCCGGGGCGCTCGTGCTGTCCACCAACCCTGCGGTGTCGGGACCGCGTTCGGGGGCGGTGCGGGCCGCGCTCGACGCGCTCGAGCACCTCGTCGTCGTCGACCCGTTCTTCTCCGAGACCTGCCGCCACGCCACCGTCGTGCTGCCCGGTTCGACGTTCGCCGAGGACGAGGGGACGATCACGACCACCGACGGGCGCGTCGTGCGGGTGGACCAGGCGGTGCCCCCCCAGGCGGTGCGCGGCGACCTCGACGTGCTCCGCGGGCTGGCGCACCGGTTCGGCGTGCGGCACCACTTCGACTTCCACACCGGCCGGGAGGTGTTCGCGGAGCTGTGCCGGGTGAGCGAGGGAGGCCCCGCCGACTACTCCGGCCTGGACTGGGAGGCGCTGCGGGACCGCGGCGGCATCTTCTGGCCCGCCCCGCGCCACCGGCCGGAGGGAACGCCCCGGCTGCACCTCGACCGGTTCGCCCACCCCGACGGGCGAGCGCGGTTCACGCCCATCGAGCCCACCGGGCCCACCGTGCCGGCCGGCGGCGCCTACCCGCTCGTGCTCGCCACCGGGCGGGTGCGCGACCACTACCTGTCGGGCAACCAGACGCGGCGCATCCCCGACCTCGTCCGCAAGACGCCGGGGCCGGTGCTCGAGGTGCATCCGCAGACGGCCGCCGCCGTCGGGCTCGTCGAGGGCGCACACGCGCGCGTCGCGTCCCGCCAGGGCGCCGTGGAGCTGTCCTGGGCCCCCAACCCCCACCTGCGGCGCGACACGCTGTTCGTGGGCTACCACTGGCCCGGGATCAACGACCTCACGAGCGACGCCCTCGACCCGACGAGCCGCATCGCCGGCATGAAGCACACGCCGGTGGCGCTGGACCCGGCCGGCCTGACGCCGGCCGCGCCGGACACGGATCGCGTCTGCGACCCGTCCGAGGACGCGGTGGCACCGAATCCCGCCTGA
- a CDS encoding nitrite/sulfite reductase — MKGPDIPAAKRAGLPVDLDRLTADGDAWLSPEERYALKMHGVCAQAQAGVFMIRVRVPGGRLPAGTARGVARVAERHGRGWVHLTTRQQFELHHVAARDVTAVLAAIADLGLTTSSTCGHTMRNVMACADAGVGLDEPFDCLPDARAVSDAVLARSADLNCRLPSRVNIAFGGCPPCRDHARVNDAGFVSTVREDGALGYELFAGGSAGKAPFLAVPLEQFVPRHDAVAAAEALVEVFAAHGDVDRPAKGRMKFLIRDLGELRFAELFAAAYDGARGRPRPAPAPVAPADDTQVAAVLACAPPGGWSSGVRPQRTPGRALVTVAVPLGDVDGEDLRMLARLAEELGDATLYLTRNQNVALRDVALEAVPHVRQRLASCGLGVRGADQASDVRACTGGPVCALAITPAQSAGAALAAHPALARNTGLRVHVSGCPNSCAQHQIADLGFSGGKVTVGGSPVLGYQVWLGGDVPAGVFGRVVGRVAEADVPAITEAVTGIWEALRHRGETLSQTVNRLGVDAFKAHIDALCAGRWAPGPEPAHAEPDRSLPLVGVA, encoded by the coding sequence ATGAAGGGCCCCGACATCCCCGCCGCCAAGCGCGCCGGTCTGCCCGTCGACCTCGACCGCCTCACGGCGGACGGCGACGCGTGGCTGTCACCCGAGGAGCGCTACGCGCTGAAGATGCACGGCGTCTGCGCGCAGGCACAGGCCGGTGTGTTCATGATCCGCGTGCGCGTCCCCGGTGGTCGCCTTCCGGCCGGCACCGCGCGCGGCGTCGCGCGTGTCGCCGAGCGCCACGGCCGGGGCTGGGTGCACCTCACGACCCGACAGCAGTTCGAGCTCCACCACGTTGCGGCCCGGGATGTCACCGCGGTGCTCGCCGCCATCGCCGACCTCGGTCTGACGACGAGCTCGACCTGCGGGCACACGATGCGCAACGTCATGGCCTGCGCGGACGCCGGCGTGGGCCTCGACGAGCCGTTCGACTGCCTTCCCGACGCCCGAGCCGTCTCCGACGCGGTCCTCGCCCGCTCCGCCGACCTCAACTGCCGGCTGCCGTCGCGCGTGAACATCGCGTTCGGCGGCTGCCCGCCCTGCCGGGACCACGCCCGGGTGAACGACGCCGGCTTCGTGTCGACCGTCCGGGAGGACGGTGCGCTCGGCTACGAGCTGTTCGCCGGCGGCAGCGCCGGCAAGGCGCCGTTTCTCGCCGTCCCGCTCGAGCAGTTCGTGCCCCGCCACGACGCCGTCGCCGCGGCCGAGGCCCTCGTCGAGGTCTTCGCCGCCCACGGCGACGTCGACCGCCCCGCGAAGGGGCGGATGAAGTTCCTCATCCGCGACCTCGGGGAGCTGCGCTTCGCCGAGCTGTTCGCCGCGGCCTACGACGGGGCGCGCGGCCGTCCGCGGCCCGCGCCCGCGCCGGTCGCGCCCGCCGACGACACCCAGGTGGCCGCCGTGCTCGCGTGCGCCCCGCCCGGGGGGTGGAGCAGCGGGGTGCGGCCGCAGCGCACGCCCGGCCGTGCGCTCGTCACGGTGGCGGTCCCGCTCGGCGACGTCGACGGCGAGGACCTGCGGATGCTCGCCCGCCTGGCCGAGGAGCTCGGCGACGCGACGCTGTACCTCACCCGCAACCAGAACGTCGCCCTGCGCGACGTCGCGCTCGAGGCCGTGCCGCACGTGCGGCAGCGCCTCGCGTCGTGTGGCCTGGGGGTGCGGGGGGCCGACCAGGCAAGTGACGTCCGCGCCTGCACCGGCGGGCCGGTCTGCGCGCTGGCGATCACCCCCGCGCAGTCCGCCGGTGCCGCCCTTGCCGCCCACCCGGCGCTCGCACGCAACACCGGCTTGCGGGTGCACGTCTCGGGATGCCCGAACTCGTGCGCCCAGCACCAGATCGCCGACCTCGGGTTCTCCGGGGGCAAGGTCACGGTGGGCGGCTCTCCGGTGCTCGGGTACCAGGTCTGGCTGGGCGGCGACGTCCCCGCGGGCGTCTTCGGCCGCGTCGTCGGCCGGGTGGCGGAGGCCGACGTACCGGCGATCACCGAGGCGGTGACCGGCATCTGGGAGGCACTGCGCCACCGTGGCGAGACGCTGTCGCAGACGGTCAACCGCCTGGGCGTCGACGCGTTCAAGGCGCACATCGACGCCCTGTGCGCCGGTCGCTGGGCGCCCGGTCCGGAGCCGGCGCACGCCGAGCCCGACCGGTCGCTTCCCCTCGTGGGCGTGGCGTGA